From one Trifolium pratense cultivar HEN17-A07 linkage group LG1, ARS_RC_1.1, whole genome shotgun sequence genomic stretch:
- the LOC123898466 gene encoding calcium-dependent protein kinase 26-like: MGNHCVGRRRTSRSIDEPSHSKLPTLSCWSRVTKKDHLHKTNPTNATEIVQNRPPEVVKIETDDVKPPKPQQKSQTSQVSVAVSSTHSKHKRPHNVKRVVSAGLKTDSVLQRKTVNLREFYNLGPKLGQGQFGTTFLCVEKATGKEYACKSIMKRKLLTEEDVEDVRREIQIMHHLAGCPNLISIKEASEDAVAVHVVMELCSGGELFDRIVERGHYTERKAAKLARTIVGVIQSCHALGVMHRDLKPENFLFVNQQEDSPLKAIDFGLSAFFKPGDIFNDVVGSPYYVAPEVLRKRYGPEADVWSAGVILYILLCGVPPFWGESEQEIFEAILNSELDFSSDPWPSVSDSAKDLVMRMLVRDPSKRLSAFDVLRHPWMVDGAAPDKPLDSAVLSRMKQFTAMNKLKKMALRVIAENLSEDEIAGLKEMFKMIDTDNSGQISFEELKIGLKKFGANLNESEIYDLMQAADVDNSGTIDYGEFIAATLHLNKVEREDHLVAAFSYFDKDGSGFITKDELQKACEEFGLGNVPLEEMIRDADQNNDGRIDYNEFVAMMQRGNAERRGRKGSSTSFRIGFREALPNCNYK; this comes from the exons ATGGGAAACCACTGTGTTGGAAGGAGAAGAACCTCACGTTCAATAGATGAACCATCACACTCAAAACTTCCAACTCTATCTTGCTGGTCACGTGTAACCAAGAAAGATCATTTACACAAAACCAATCCAACAAATGCTACAGAAATTGTTCAAAACCGGCCCCCGGAGGTAGTGAAAATTGAAACGGACGATGTAAAACCACCAAAACCACAACAAAAATCACAAACGAGTCAAGTTTCTGTTGCTGTTTCTTCTACACATTCAAAGCATAAGAGACCTCACAATGTGAAGAGAGTAGTGAGTGCAGGGCTAAAAACAGATTCAGTTTTACAGCGAAAAACGGTTAATCTTAGAGAGTTTTATAATTTGGGACCAAAGCTTGGACAAGGGCAATTTGGAACTACGTTTCTTTGCGTAGAGAAAGCTACTGGAAAAGAGTATGCATGTAAATCAATCATGAAGAGGAAATTGTTGACAGAAGAGGATGTTGAAGATGTGAGGAGGGAGATTCAGATTATGCATCACTTGGCTGGGTGTCCGAATTTGATTTCAATTAAGGAAGCTTCCGAGGATGCTGTTGCTGTTCATGTTGTTATGGAGTTGTGTTCCGGTGGTGAACTTTTTGATAGGATTGTGGAAAGAGGGCATTATACAGAAAGAAAAGCAGCTAAACTTGCAAGGACTATTGTTGGTGTAATTCAGTCATGTCATGCTCTTGGTGTAATGCATCGCGATCTTAAGCCGgagaattttctttttgttaatcAACAGGAAGATTCTCCTCTTAAGGCTATAGATTTTGGACTATCTGCTTTTTTTAAACCAG GTGACATTTTCAATGATGTAGTAGGAAGTCCTTACTATGTTGCACCGGAAGTTTTACGCAAGCGATATGGCCCGGAAGCAGATGTGTGGAGTGCCGGTGTCATCTTGTACATTCTCTTATGTGGGGTGCCTCCATTTTGGGGTG AATCGGAGCAAGAGATATTTGAGGCCATTTTGAATAGTGAACTTGATTTCTCATCAGATCCATGGCCTAGTGTCTCCGACAGTGCAAAAGACTTGGTTATGAGGATGCTTGTCAGAGACCCTAGTAAACGGTTATCAGCTTTTGACGTTCTTC GCCATCCCTGGATGGTGGACGGAGCAGCTCCTGACAAGCCTCTTGATTCTGCAGTTTTAAGCCGCATGAAGCAGTTTACTGCAATGAACAAGCTCAAGAAAATGGCTCTTAga GTTATTGCAGAGAATCTCTCTGAAGACGAAATTGCTGGATTGAAAGAAATGTTTAAGATGATCGACACTGACAATAGTGGTCAGATTTCTTTTGAAGAACTCAAGATCGGACTGAAAAAATTTGGTGCCAATCTCAATGAATCTGAAATTTATGATCTAATGCAAGCT GCAGATGTTGATAACAGTGGTACAATTGACTATGGAGAATTCATAGCTGCAACATTGCATCTAAACAAAGTTGAGAGGGAAGATCATTTAGTTGCAGCTTTCTCATATTTTGATAAAGATGGAAGTGGATTTATCACTAAAGATGAGCTTCAAAAAGCTTGTGAAGAATTTGGCCTAGGGAATGTCCCCTTGGAGGAAATGATCCGAGATGCTGATCAAAATAAT GATGGACGAATAGACTACAATGAATTTGTGGCTATGATGCAGAGAGGGAATGCAGAAAGGAGGGGTCGAAAGGGTAGCAGTACTAGTTTTAGAATTGGATTTAGGGAGGCATTACCA AACTGCAACTATAAATAG